From the genome of Mycobacterium dioxanotrophicus, one region includes:
- a CDS encoding Dyp-type peroxidase, with product MPAPQPQPVLAPLTPAAVFMVSTIDEGQEAAVHDALTDISGLVRAIGFRDPTKHLSAIVSIGSHAWDRLFSGPRPAELHPFVALDGLRHHAPATPGDLLFHLRAESMDVCFELATKLVDAMAGAITIVDEVHGFKFFDNRDLLGFVDGTENPNGPVATNATQIGDEDPDFAGGCYVHVQKYLHDMTSWNSLSVEEQERVIGRTKLDDIEMSDAVKPPNSHLALNVIEDADGNELKIIRHNMPFGEIGKGEFGTYYIGYSRTPNVTERMLRNMFIGDPPGNTDRILDFSTAVTGGLFFSPTIDFLDDPPPLPADRAEESQPVSVEEPAASSNDTSLAIGSLKGTPQ from the coding sequence GTGCCCGCACCACAGCCCCAGCCGGTTCTGGCCCCGCTGACACCGGCTGCCGTGTTCATGGTCTCGACGATCGACGAAGGTCAGGAAGCGGCAGTCCACGACGCTCTGACCGATATCTCGGGCCTGGTCCGCGCAATCGGATTCCGTGATCCCACCAAACATTTGTCGGCGATCGTGTCGATCGGCTCCCACGCCTGGGACCGGCTGTTCTCCGGTCCACGCCCGGCCGAACTGCATCCCTTTGTCGCCCTCGACGGTCTGCGCCACCACGCCCCGGCAACGCCGGGAGACCTGCTGTTCCACCTGCGGGCCGAGTCCATGGACGTATGTTTCGAACTCGCAACCAAACTCGTCGATGCGATGGCGGGTGCCATCACCATCGTCGACGAGGTGCACGGCTTCAAGTTCTTCGACAACAGGGATCTGCTCGGATTCGTCGACGGCACCGAGAACCCGAACGGGCCGGTGGCCACCAACGCCACCCAAATCGGCGATGAGGACCCGGATTTCGCCGGCGGCTGCTACGTGCATGTCCAGAAATACCTGCACGACATGACATCGTGGAACTCGTTGTCCGTCGAGGAGCAGGAGCGGGTGATCGGGCGCACGAAACTCGATGACATCGAGATGTCCGATGCGGTGAAACCACCCAATTCTCACCTCGCCCTCAACGTCATCGAAGACGCCGACGGCAATGAGCTGAAGATCATCCGACACAACATGCCGTTCGGCGAGATCGGCAAGGGCGAATTCGGCACGTACTACATCGGATATTCCCGCACACCCAACGTCACCGAGCGGATGCTGCGCAACATGTTCATCGGTGACCCCCCGGGTAACACCGACCGCATCCTCGATTTCTCCACGGCCGTCACAGGCGGCCTGTTCTTCAGTCCCACCATCGACTTCCTGGATGATCCACCGCCGCTCCCGGCGGACCGGGCAGAAGAATCGCAACCGGTTTCTGTCGAGGAGCCGGCGGCGAGCAGCAATGACACCTCACTTGCGATCGGCAGCCTGAAAGGAACACCGCAATGA
- a CDS encoding VOC family protein: MTLHVEMVTVDCAEPEPLAQWWAQVLGGTVNAVMPGEFIVVELPDGPKLGFQHVEEPTPGKNRVHLDFHAADMEAEVARLVGLGASETERHNFGDEFSWVVLADPVGNAFCIAGQ, from the coding sequence ATGACGCTGCATGTGGAGATGGTCACGGTCGACTGTGCCGAACCGGAGCCGCTGGCCCAGTGGTGGGCGCAAGTGCTCGGCGGCACGGTAAACGCCGTGATGCCAGGCGAATTCATCGTTGTTGAGCTGCCCGACGGCCCCAAGCTGGGGTTCCAGCACGTCGAGGAGCCGACGCCGGGCAAGAACCGCGTGCATCTCGACTTCCATGCTGCCGACATGGAGGCCGAGGTGGCGCGGCTCGTGGGGCTGGGTGCCAGTGAAACCGAGCGGCACAATTTCGGCGACGAGTTCTCCTGGGTGGTGCTCGCCGACCCGGTGGGCAACGCGTTCTGCATCGCCGGTCAATAA
- a CDS encoding cation:proton antiporter domain-containing protein — protein MLLSLVAVSVVLACWSLFSRGFERLRLTSPMLLVLAGIAAGFTTKDALASTLNAVAAQHVAEIILAVLLFVDATDVRGGYLGADPRSALRLLFIAMPLGLAASVLLGLWLLPGLPWAVLLVIACVVVPTDFAPTSSLLRDDRIPERVRGLLNVEAGYNDGIVSPVFIFALVLASDRTQAETPLDALGRAIPEAGKALLVGAIIGAVLAVATNTAERRGLMTGQAKRLILVTAPLLSFGASLGVGGNGFVSAFVCGIAFNYFRTSPTFSTELELVDDVGFLLASGMWFVFGLTAVLALGFGVPWGMVVFCLLVLTVVRVVTVLLAMLGSPVGWPERLLLGWLGPRGTSSIVFGLLAFNALEGVAEDTVVQVLVIAVLGSVIVHGASAPAAARAYQRSQRKVVT, from the coding sequence ATGCTGTTGTCGCTCGTCGCGGTCTCGGTGGTGCTGGCGTGCTGGTCGCTCTTCTCGCGTGGCTTCGAGCGGCTGCGGCTCACCTCGCCGATGCTGCTCGTGCTGGCCGGGATTGCGGCAGGTTTCACCACCAAGGATGCGCTGGCGTCGACCCTGAATGCCGTCGCCGCCCAGCATGTAGCCGAAATCATCCTTGCGGTCCTGCTTTTCGTCGACGCCACGGATGTGCGCGGCGGGTATCTCGGTGCCGATCCGCGCTCGGCGCTGCGGTTGCTGTTCATCGCGATGCCACTCGGCCTGGCCGCGTCGGTCCTGCTGGGCCTGTGGCTGCTGCCGGGCCTGCCGTGGGCAGTGCTGCTGGTCATCGCCTGTGTGGTGGTGCCGACCGACTTCGCGCCGACGTCCTCGCTGCTACGTGATGACCGGATTCCCGAACGGGTACGCGGCCTGCTCAACGTCGAGGCCGGCTACAACGACGGCATCGTCTCACCGGTCTTCATCTTCGCGCTCGTACTGGCCTCCGACCGCACCCAGGCCGAGACGCCGCTGGACGCGCTGGGCCGGGCCATCCCTGAGGCAGGCAAGGCGCTGCTGGTCGGCGCCATCATCGGCGCTGTTCTGGCGGTGGCGACCAACACGGCCGAACGCCGGGGCCTGATGACCGGCCAGGCCAAACGTCTGATCCTGGTGACCGCCCCGCTGTTGTCGTTCGGAGCCAGCCTCGGCGTCGGCGGCAACGGCTTCGTCTCGGCCTTCGTCTGTGGCATCGCGTTCAACTACTTCCGGACCTCGCCGACGTTCTCCACCGAACTGGAGCTCGTCGACGACGTCGGATTTCTCCTGGCTTCGGGCATGTGGTTCGTGTTCGGCCTCACCGCCGTGCTGGCGCTCGGTTTCGGCGTGCCGTGGGGGATGGTCGTGTTCTGCCTGCTCGTGCTCACGGTGGTGCGCGTCGTCACGGTGCTGCTGGCGATGCTCGGCTCACCGGTCGGATGGCCCGAACGGTTGCTGCTCGGCTGGCTGGGACCGCGCGGCACCAGCTCGATCGTCTTCGGGCTGCTGGCGTTCAACGCCCTCGAGGGCGTGGCCGAGGACACCGTCGTTCAGGTGCTGGTGATCGCGGTGCTGGGCAGCGTCATCGTGCACGGAGCCAGCGCACCGGCGGCCGCCCGTGCCTACCAGCGCTCACAGAGGAAGGTGGTGACATGA
- the purL gene encoding phosphoribosylformylglycinamidine synthase subunit PurL — translation MTSELTHDIDSVERAAATPDHPQPYRELGLKDDEYQRIREILGRRPTDAELAMYSVMWSEHCSYKSSKVHLRYFGETTTDEMRAGMLAGIGENAGVVDIGDGWAVTFKVESHNHPSYVEPYQGAATGVGGIVRDIMAMGARPVAVMDQLRFGAADAPDTRRVLDGVVRGVGGYGNSLGLPNIGGETVFDASYAGNPLVNALCVGVLRKEDLHLAFASGTGNKIILFGARTGLDGIGGVSVLASETFGGDEGSGPGRKKLPAVQVGDPFTEKVLIECCLELYAADLVVGIQDLGGAGLSCATSELASAGDGGMRVELERVPQRAANMTPAEILSSESQERMCAVVTPENVDAFLAVCRKWEVLATVIGEVTDGDRLQITWNGETVVDVPPRTVAHEGPVYQRPVARPDSQDALIADTSAKLPRPTTGDELRETLLTMVGSPHLCSRAFITEQYDRYVRGNTVLAEHADGGLLRIDESTGRGIALSTDASGRYTQLDPYTGAQLALAEAYRNVAVTGATPVAVTNCLNFGSPEDPGVMWQFSQAVRGLADGCAALGIPVTGGNVSFYNQTGTTAILPTPVVGVLGVIDDVKRRIPTGLGTEPGETLMLLGDTRDEFDGSIWAQVTGDHLGGVPPKVDLDREKLLAEVLVSASRDGLVSAAHDLSEGGLIQAVVEAALAGETGCRVILPEGADPFVTLFSESAGRVLVAVPRTEESRFRSMCEARGLPVTRIGVVDQGSDSVEVQGQFSVTLSELRSTSEGVLPGLFG, via the coding sequence GTGACGTCTGAGCTCACCCACGACATCGACTCGGTGGAGCGGGCAGCCGCCACCCCCGATCACCCCCAGCCCTACCGCGAACTCGGCCTCAAGGATGACGAGTACCAGCGGATCCGGGAGATCCTCGGCCGGCGTCCCACCGACGCCGAACTGGCCATGTACTCGGTGATGTGGAGTGAGCACTGCTCCTACAAGTCCTCCAAGGTGCACCTGCGCTATTTCGGTGAGACCACCACCGACGAGATGCGCGCCGGCATGCTGGCCGGCATCGGCGAGAACGCCGGTGTCGTCGACATCGGCGACGGCTGGGCCGTCACCTTCAAGGTCGAATCCCACAACCACCCGTCCTACGTCGAGCCCTACCAGGGCGCGGCCACCGGTGTCGGCGGCATCGTCCGCGACATCATGGCCATGGGCGCGCGCCCGGTCGCGGTGATGGACCAGCTGCGGTTCGGCGCTGCCGATGCCCCCGACACCCGCCGCGTGCTCGACGGTGTGGTGCGCGGCGTGGGTGGCTACGGCAACTCCCTTGGCCTGCCCAACATCGGCGGCGAGACCGTCTTCGACGCGTCGTACGCCGGCAACCCGCTGGTGAATGCGCTGTGCGTCGGCGTGCTGCGCAAGGAAGACCTGCACCTGGCGTTCGCGTCGGGCACGGGCAACAAGATCATCCTGTTCGGCGCCCGCACCGGCCTGGACGGCATCGGCGGTGTGTCGGTGCTCGCATCGGAGACCTTCGGCGGCGACGAAGGGTCCGGCCCCGGCCGCAAGAAGCTGCCGGCGGTGCAGGTCGGTGACCCGTTCACCGAAAAGGTACTCATCGAGTGCTGTCTTGAGCTGTACGCGGCCGACCTGGTGGTCGGGATCCAGGATCTCGGCGGCGCCGGATTGTCCTGCGCCACCTCCGAACTGGCCTCCGCCGGCGACGGCGGTATGCGGGTGGAACTGGAACGGGTACCGCAGCGCGCCGCCAACATGACCCCGGCCGAGATCCTGTCGAGCGAATCGCAGGAACGGATGTGCGCGGTGGTCACCCCGGAGAACGTCGACGCGTTCCTGGCCGTGTGCCGCAAGTGGGAGGTGCTCGCCACCGTCATCGGCGAGGTGACCGACGGCGACCGGCTACAGATCACCTGGAACGGCGAGACCGTCGTCGACGTGCCGCCGCGTACCGTCGCGCACGAGGGCCCGGTGTACCAGCGTCCGGTGGCGCGCCCCGACAGCCAGGACGCGCTGATCGCCGACACCTCGGCGAAGCTGCCGCGACCCACCACCGGCGACGAGCTGCGGGAGACCCTGCTCACGATGGTCGGCAGTCCGCACCTGTGCAGCCGGGCGTTCATCACCGAGCAGTACGACCGGTACGTGCGGGGCAACACCGTGCTGGCCGAGCATGCCGACGGCGGCCTGCTGCGCATCGACGAGTCCACCGGCCGGGGCATCGCGCTGTCCACCGACGCCTCGGGGCGCTACACGCAGCTGGATCCCTACACCGGCGCGCAGCTCGCGCTCGCCGAGGCCTACCGCAATGTCGCCGTCACCGGCGCCACGCCCGTCGCGGTGACCAACTGCCTCAACTTCGGGTCTCCCGAGGATCCGGGTGTCATGTGGCAGTTCAGCCAGGCTGTCCGCGGCCTCGCCGATGGCTGTGCGGCTCTGGGCATTCCGGTGACCGGCGGCAACGTCAGCTTCTACAACCAGACCGGGACCACCGCGATCCTGCCGACCCCGGTGGTCGGCGTGCTCGGCGTCATCGACGACGTGAAGCGCCGCATCCCCACCGGCCTGGGCACCGAGCCCGGCGAGACCTTGATGCTGCTCGGCGACACCCGCGACGAGTTCGACGGGTCGATCTGGGCGCAGGTCACCGGCGACCACCTCGGCGGGGTGCCGCCGAAGGTGGACCTCGACCGCGAGAAGCTGCTGGCCGAGGTGCTGGTGTCGGCATCGCGCGACGGGCTGGTCTCCGCCGCGCACGACCTCAGTGAAGGTGGCCTGATCCAGGCCGTGGTCGAGGCCGCACTCGCGGGTGAAACCGGTTGCCGGGTAATCCTTCCCGAAGGTGCCGATCCTTTCGTGACGCTGTTCTCCGAGTCGGCGGGCCGGGTACTGGTGGCCGTGCCGCGTACCGAGGAGAGCCGATTCCGGTCGATGTGCGAGGCACGCGGCCTGCCGGTGACCCGCATCGGCGTGGTCGACCAGGGGAGCGATTCGGTCGAAGTGCAGGGCCAGTTCAGTGTCACCTTGTCCGAGCTGCGGAGCACGTCGGAGGGCGTGCTGCCCGGGTTGTTCGGGTGA
- a CDS encoding alpha/beta hydrolase yields the protein MIEQTTNRHPLLVWAWNLVRLDFAGVAVGALFFCLSLTPSLLPRDWLFAGLIGGINAAIGYGIGVVLGKLLYRLLLRRRPWWPPSKRVLYGLKAVVVTSAIAACILMLIPAAAWQRQVSAVMGMEGPGTAGYLRTLIIAVAVGTALISTARVLRDAVRLLARLFIRRWHLHREVAQFIGTAIVVVLVVMLVNGVLYRGFLAGASRVFQPQNTTTREGVSQPDQPERSGSPSSFAPWNTLGFQGRNFVATGPHADELTKLNGRPAKEPIRVYAGLQTGDNDQQRISVVLSELERTHAFDRKMLVIVPTTGTGWVNPVAARALEMMYNGDTAIVGMQYSYLPSWISFMADREKSVDSGRTMINAIHERWDQLPADHRPELVLYGESLGSLAGQGAFSWLPDIARMGFSAVLWVGPPNASTLWHGLVVRRDPGTPAVRPRYDNGRTVRFSEAVDPGEIAADTAGTWEGTRVLFLQHPSDPIVWWSTDLLFSRPDWLVEPPGRDRTASMRWYPIITFWQVAADITNASGVPAGHGHNYGESVLDGWVAVAPPAGWTPHDTERIRIALQKTMAQDGPEN from the coding sequence GTGATTGAACAGACCACAAACCGACATCCGTTACTGGTCTGGGCCTGGAACCTGGTCCGGCTCGATTTCGCAGGCGTCGCCGTCGGCGCCCTGTTCTTCTGTCTGTCGCTGACCCCGTCGTTACTGCCCAGGGACTGGTTGTTCGCCGGGCTGATCGGCGGGATCAACGCCGCCATCGGCTACGGCATTGGCGTCGTACTCGGAAAACTGCTGTACCGCTTGCTTTTACGGCGCAGACCGTGGTGGCCCCCGAGCAAGCGGGTGCTGTACGGTCTCAAGGCGGTCGTCGTCACCAGCGCCATTGCGGCCTGCATTCTGATGTTGATCCCGGCCGCGGCCTGGCAACGGCAGGTGTCGGCGGTGATGGGCATGGAAGGGCCGGGCACCGCGGGCTATCTGCGCACGCTGATCATCGCCGTGGCCGTCGGCACGGCCTTGATCTCCACCGCGCGGGTGCTGCGCGACGCCGTGCGCCTGCTGGCCCGGCTGTTCATCCGGCGTTGGCATCTGCACCGCGAGGTCGCCCAGTTCATCGGCACCGCGATCGTGGTGGTGCTGGTGGTCATGCTGGTCAACGGTGTGCTCTACCGCGGGTTTCTGGCCGGGGCCAGTCGGGTGTTCCAGCCGCAGAACACCACCACCCGCGAGGGCGTCAGCCAGCCCGATCAGCCTGAGAGATCAGGCAGCCCAAGCTCTTTCGCGCCGTGGAACACCCTCGGCTTCCAGGGTCGCAACTTCGTCGCCACCGGGCCGCATGCCGACGAACTCACCAAGCTCAACGGAAGGCCCGCCAAGGAACCCATCCGGGTCTACGCCGGATTGCAGACCGGCGACAACGATCAGCAGCGGATTTCGGTGGTACTGAGCGAACTTGAACGCACCCACGCGTTCGACCGAAAGATGCTGGTGATCGTCCCGACCACGGGTACCGGCTGGGTCAATCCGGTCGCCGCGCGGGCGCTGGAGATGATGTACAACGGCGACACCGCAATCGTCGGCATGCAGTATTCCTATCTGCCGAGCTGGATTTCGTTCATGGCCGACCGCGAGAAATCGGTGGACTCCGGCCGGACCATGATCAACGCCATCCATGAACGCTGGGACCAACTGCCCGCGGACCACCGCCCGGAACTCGTGCTCTACGGCGAGAGTCTCGGTTCACTGGCCGGGCAGGGGGCATTCAGCTGGCTGCCCGACATCGCGAGGATGGGTTTTTCCGCTGTGCTGTGGGTGGGCCCGCCGAACGCCAGCACGCTGTGGCACGGCCTGGTGGTGCGACGCGATCCGGGAACCCCGGCGGTCAGACCGCGCTACGACAACGGCCGCACGGTCCGGTTCTCCGAAGCCGTCGATCCGGGCGAAATCGCCGCCGACACGGCAGGCACCTGGGAGGGGACCCGGGTGCTGTTCCTGCAGCATCCGTCGGACCCGATCGTCTGGTGGTCGACGGATCTGCTGTTCTCCCGGCCGGATTGGCTCGTCGAGCCACCCGGCAGGGACCGCACGGCATCGATGCGCTGGTATCCGATCATCACGTTCTGGCAGGTCGCCGCGGACATCACCAACGCCTCGGGCGTACCGGCCGGACACGGACACAACTACGGCGAATCGGTGTTGGACGGCTGGGTGGCGGTGGCGCCGCCTGCTGGTTGGACACCGCATGACACCGAGCGGATCCGGATCGCGCTGCAGAAGACGATGGCCCAGGATGGCCCCGAAAACTGA
- a CDS encoding Rv0804 family intramembrane glutamic endopeptidase, translating into MRTNTLRALLLAGGLVAWSTLVDPRLPKRWQPAVRALLGTGLVALTRAPTGLHPTRVRPGLRWGASAAAAITAGTAATTAVPAVRAVMRQRELPSDPIGWLTLRIPIGTVWAEEMTYRAVLANLGSGAFGPRGGRLLQAVAFGLSHIADARATGAPVLGTVLVTGGAGWVFGWLAERSGGLAAPMLTHLALNEAGALAVLFVRRR; encoded by the coding sequence ATGCGCACCAACACGTTACGAGCGCTGCTGCTGGCCGGCGGGCTGGTGGCCTGGAGCACGCTGGTGGACCCGCGGCTACCGAAACGCTGGCAGCCCGCGGTGCGGGCACTGTTGGGGACCGGCCTCGTCGCACTCACCCGCGCCCCGACCGGTCTGCACCCGACCCGGGTGCGGCCCGGCCTGCGGTGGGGTGCGTCCGCAGCCGCCGCGATCACCGCCGGGACCGCGGCGACGACGGCGGTGCCTGCGGTCCGTGCCGTGATGCGTCAGCGGGAACTGCCCTCAGATCCGATCGGATGGCTCACGCTGCGGATTCCGATCGGCACGGTGTGGGCGGAGGAGATGACTTATCGTGCCGTGCTGGCGAACCTGGGTTCCGGCGCATTCGGCCCGCGTGGCGGGCGGCTGTTGCAGGCAGTGGCATTCGGCTTGTCGCACATAGCCGATGCGCGAGCGACAGGGGCACCGGTGCTCGGCACCGTGCTGGTGACCGGGGGCGCGGGATGGGTGTTCGGATGGCTGGCCGAGCGCTCCGGTGGCCTGGCCGCGCCGATGCTGACGCACCTGGCGCTCAACGAGGCTGGGGCGCTGGCCGTGCTGTTCGTCCGACGCCGCTGA
- a CDS encoding M18 family aminopeptidase, translating into MAASPHGLCEFIDASPSPFHVCAHAAQRLVAAGFTELAETDAWPASGRYFTVRAGSLVAWRSDDSGPVTPFRIVGGHTDSPNLRVKQYPDRVVAGWQVVALQPYGGAWLNSWLDRDLGISGRLAVRVGNRVEHRVVCVDDPILRVPQLAIHLSDDRKGVSPDPQRHVNAVWGLGERPGSFLGFVAERAGVAEADVLGFDLMTHDTNPSAVTGVDDEFVSAPRLDNQVTCYAGLEAFLAAGDSDHLPVLALFDHEEVGSTSDHGAQSELLPTVLERITLAAGGSREDYLRRMAGSMVASGDMAHATHPNYPERHEPSHQIAVNAGPVLKVQPNLRYATDGRTAAAFALACEQAGVPLQRYEHRADLPCGSTIGPMTSARTGIPTVDVGAAQLAMHSAREFMGARDVAAYSAALQAFLSPA; encoded by the coding sequence ATGGCAGCTAGCCCACATGGTCTGTGTGAATTCATCGATGCCTCGCCGTCTCCGTTCCACGTGTGCGCTCATGCCGCACAACGACTGGTCGCAGCAGGCTTCACGGAGCTGGCCGAAACCGACGCCTGGCCCGCCAGCGGTCGCTACTTCACGGTACGGGCCGGTTCGCTGGTGGCGTGGCGGTCCGACGATTCCGGCCCGGTGACACCGTTTCGCATCGTCGGCGGGCATACCGACAGCCCGAATCTGCGGGTCAAGCAATATCCCGACCGCGTGGTAGCCGGCTGGCAGGTGGTGGCGCTGCAGCCCTACGGCGGTGCGTGGCTGAACTCCTGGCTGGACCGTGACCTCGGCATCAGCGGCCGGCTGGCGGTGCGCGTCGGGAACCGCGTCGAACACCGCGTGGTCTGCGTCGACGACCCGATCCTGCGGGTGCCGCAGTTGGCAATTCACCTGTCCGACGACCGCAAGGGTGTGAGCCCCGACCCGCAGCGACACGTCAACGCGGTGTGGGGGTTGGGGGAGCGGCCGGGGTCGTTTCTCGGCTTCGTGGCCGAGCGGGCCGGTGTCGCCGAGGCCGACGTGCTGGGGTTCGACCTGATGACGCACGACACGAACCCGTCGGCCGTCACCGGTGTCGACGACGAGTTCGTCAGTGCGCCACGGTTGGACAACCAGGTGACGTGCTACGCCGGGTTGGAGGCCTTCCTCGCCGCGGGCGACTCCGATCACCTCCCGGTGCTGGCCCTGTTCGACCACGAGGAGGTCGGGTCCACCTCCGACCACGGTGCGCAGTCCGAGTTGTTGCCCACCGTGCTGGAACGCATCACGCTGGCAGCCGGGGGCAGCCGGGAGGACTACCTGCGCCGGATGGCCGGGTCGATGGTGGCGTCCGGCGACATGGCGCACGCCACCCACCCCAACTATCCCGAGCGCCACGAGCCCTCCCACCAGATAGCGGTCAACGCCGGGCCGGTGCTCAAGGTGCAGCCGAACCTGCGCTACGCCACCGACGGTCGGACCGCGGCGGCCTTTGCGCTCGCCTGCGAGCAGGCGGGCGTGCCGCTGCAACGCTACGAGCACCGGGCCGATCTGCCCTGTGGGTCGACGATCGGGCCGATGACCTCGGCCCGCACCGGCATCCCGACCGTCGACGTCGGGGCGGCGCAGCTGGCGATGCATTCCGCGCGGGAGTTCATGGGCGCCCGTGACGTCGCGGCCTACTCGGCGGCGCTGCAGGCGTTTTTGTCACCGGCCTGA